One window of the Salvia splendens isolate huo1 chromosome 1, SspV2, whole genome shotgun sequence genome contains the following:
- the LOC121753134 gene encoding gamma-tubulin complex component 5-like isoform X2: MDVSANLIHTIHNSLTGGGIHFATPVASLRTNESDLVRGLLQMLQGLSSSLFYWDDTGLFFRFKSGIYVTHLSQTSLFHILEQFLYAGTCLKLVDIVVNKVEKTKSLTPPTLRAFASSVSTWLRRIRDIALQEHVKINNPSVNTAVSILGLSSSLSSLCSGAEYLFQIVHGTIPQSFFELDPSAPAADIAVHILNHLYGKLNEVALVQGGEEDAYRMLLYIFVGSLLPYIETLDFWLFQGTLDDPFDEMFFVANKRIAIEEAEFWEKSYLPRSSTSGKLKFADLAPDFPHLSKLKEVLTGRASVSLSSAVMGKEDTSNDFQACPLFMKDIAKAIISAALVGHGDHIAKHLWQDDKHLVGSVGNSEEPDTIDKISAAKKQPKEFWQKLLDDTLAQKRNVCLTSSSRTGAIKFDNLNAFEGHSNKTDTLSQLYCLQNPAITVCREILHENKDSWGSLNISQAFHLPPLNDESLRQAIFSNNSAGSLAFKNIDSTFLFGELQDMRFLEDTKLLEVLLPFPTVLPFFQEDLQISEVLPFQNNCTLPSRTLTWINNTEHKTTPLPVVIIQECLISYIKKQADYIGRTMLSQLLNDWRLLDELGFLRAIYLLGSGDLLQHFLSVIFNKLDKGESLDDDFELNTILQESIRNSSDNVLLSTPDSLVVSVGRNLGEDEQRNPSSSVSMPRKGGGLSFGMDVLESLKFTYKVSWPLELIANLEAMKKYNQVMNFLLKVKRAKFVLDKARKWMWKDRSTARRKHKRHWLLEHKLLHFVDAFHQYVMDRVYHNAWRELCEGVAAAGTLDEVIEVHEAYLLSIQRQCFVVPDKLWGLIASRINSILGLALDFYSVQQTINSSGAVSAVKARCEKEVERIEKQFDDCMAFLLRILSVKLNVGQFPHLAALVTCINYNRFYMSDGGVLTKAPGSVTLRPS; this comes from the exons ATGGACGTATCAGCAAATCTAATACATACAATCCATAATTCCCTCACTGGTGGGGGAATACATTTTGCAACTCCTGTTGCATCTTTGAGGACAAATGAATCCGACTTG GTCCGAGGATTGTTGCAGATGCTTCAAGGTTTATCGAGTTCGCTATTTTATTGGGATGACACTGGTTTGTTTTTTCGCTTCAAAAGTGGGATCTATGTGACTCATCTTTCCCAGACAAGTTTGTTTCACATTCTTGAACAGTTTTTATATGCTGGAACATGCTTAAAATTGGTTGATATTGTGGTGAACAAAGTTGAGAAAACCAAGAGCTTGACTCCACCAACTTTAAGAGCATTTGCTAGCTCCGTTAGCACTTGGCTTAGA AGGATAAGGGACATTGCTTTGCAGGAACATGTGAAAATAAACAACCCAAGTGTTAATACTGCTGTGTCTATCTTGGGGTTGTCGAGTTCTTTATCAAG TCTATGCTCAGGAGCAGAATATTTGTTTCAAATAGTGCATGGGACCATCCCTCAATCATTTTTTGAGCTTGATCCCTCTGCCCCTGCGGCAGATATTGCTGTGCATATTCTGAACCATCTTTATGGGAAGCTTAATGAAGTTGCTCTTGTGCAAGGAGGGGAG GAGGATGCATATCGGATGCTGCTTTATATATTCGTAGGAAGTTTGCTGCCATATATTGAGACCCTTGATTTTTGGCTTTTCCAAGGAACTCTTGATGATCCCTTCGATGAG ATGTTTTTTGTTGCAAATAAAAGAATTGCTATTGAGGAGGCTGAGTTTTGGGAGAAAAGCTATCTGCCTAGATCATCTACATCAGGGAAATTAAAATTTGCAGATTTAGCTCCAGATTTTCCTCACTTGTCTAAATTGAAAGAAGTTCTGACTGGCAGAGCTTCTGTATCTTTGTCAAGTGCGGTCATGGGAAAAGAAGATACTAGTAATGACTTTCAAGCTTGCCCGTTATTCATGAAAGACATTGCAAAAGCTATAATTTCTGCAG CTCTTGTTGGTCATGGTGATCACATCGCTAAGCATTTATGGCAAGATGACAAACACTTAGTTGGATCTGTTGGAAACAGTGAGGAGCCAGATACGATTGATAAGATCTCAGCAGCAAAAAAGCAGCCAAAAGAATTCTGGCAGAAGTTATTGGATGACACCTTAGCCCAGAAAAGAAATGTTTGCTTGACATCATCTTCGAGGACAGGTGCAATTAAATTCGACAATCTGAATGCATTCGAAGGTCATTCAAATAAAACGGACACACTTTCCCAATTATATTGTTTGCAAAATCCAGCGATTACTGTTTGTCGTGAGATTCTTCATGAAAATAAGGATTCTTGGGGCTCATTGAATATTTCTCAGGCATTTCATCTCCCCCCACTAAATGATGAGTCACTGAGGCAGGCTATATTCAGTAACAACAGTGCAGGCTCTTTGGCATTTAAGAACATAGATagtacttttctttttggtgAGTTACAAGATATGAGATTCCTGGAAGATACAAAATTACTGGAAGTCTTGCTTCCTTTTCCCACTGTGCTTCCATTTTTCCAG GAGGACCTTCAGATATCAGAGGTTTTACCTTTTCAGAACAATTGTACTCTTCCATCAAGAACCCTTACCTGGATCAATAATACTGAACATAAAACAACTCCTCTCCCTGTGGTTATTATTCAAGAATGTCTTATCTCCTATATAAAGAAACAG GCTGATTATATTGGGAGGACTATGTTGTCACAGTTACTGAATGACTGGAGATTGCTAGATGAGTTGGGTTTTCTACGTGCCATATATTTATTAGGATCAG GTGATCTGTTGCAACACTTCTTGTCTGTAATCTTCAATAAGCTAGACAAAGGAGAGTCATTGGATGATGATTTTGAGTTGAACACAATATTGCAG GAGTCAATTAGGAATTCTTCTGATAATGTACTGCTGAGTACACCTGATTCGTTAGTCGTATCAGTAGGGAGAAATCTTGGTGAAGACGAACAAAGAAACCCATCTAGTTCTGTCTCCATGCCTCGCAAAGGCGGAGGACTGAGCTTTGGCATGGATGTCCTCGAATCTCTGAAGTTCACATATAAG GTCTCTTGGCCACTTGAATTAATAGCGAACCTGGAAGCAATGAAAAAGTACAATCAG GTTATGAATTTCTTATTGAAAGTTAAACGTGCAAAATTTGTGCTTGACAAGGCTCGGAAGTGGATGTGGAAG GATAGAAGCACTGCAAGAAGGAAACACAAGCGCCACTGGTTGCTAGAGCACAAACTGCTTCATTTTGTAGATGCCTTTCATCAATATGTTATGGACAGA GTCTATCATAATGCATGGCGAGAACTTTGTGAGGGTGTGGCAGCTGCTGGAACTCTTGATGAAGTGATTGAAGTACATGAGGCCTACTTGTTGTCGATTCAGAGACAATGTTTCGTGGTTCCAGACAAGCTG TGGGGTTTGATTGCTAGCCGTATAAACAGTATTCTTGGGCTAGCGCTGGACTTCTATTCTGTACAGCAAACTATAAACAGCAGTGGGGCAGTGTCTGCCGTAAAAGCAAGATGTGAGAAGGAAgtggagagaatagagaaacaGTTTGATGACTGCATGGCCTTCCTTCTCAGG ATTCTCTCCGTGAAGCTCAACGTGGGGCAGTTCCCTCATTTGGCGGCTCTAGTTACTTGTATCAACTATAACCGTTTCTACATGTCCGATGGTGGGGTATTAACTAAAGCTCCTGGTTCAGTTACCTTGCGTCCATCATGA
- the LOC121753134 gene encoding gamma-tubulin complex component 5-like isoform X4 — MLLYIFVGSLLPYIETLDFWLFQGTLDDPFDEMFFVANKRIAIEEAEFWEKSYLPRSSTSGKLKFADLAPDFPHLSKLKEVLTGRASVSLSSAVMGKEDTSNDFQACPLFMKDIAKAIISAGKSLQLICHAPLTSLSAFSGDGLKSVYSIAGLTLSEIFCLSLIALVGHGDHIAKHLWQDDKHLVGSVGNSEEPDTIDKISAAKKQPKEFWQKLLDDTLAQKRNVCLTSSSRTGAIKFDNLNAFEGHSNKTDTLSQLYCLQNPAITVCREILHENKDSWGSLNISQAFHLPPLNDESLRQAIFSNNSAGSLAFKNIDSTFLFGELQDMRFLEDTKLLEVLLPFPTVLPFFQEDLQISEVLPFQNNCTLPSRTLTWINNTEHKTTPLPVVIIQECLISYIKKQADYIGRTMLSQLLNDWRLLDELGFLRAIYLLGSGDLLQHFLSVIFNKLDKGESLDDDFELNTILQESIRNSSDNVLLSTPDSLVVSVGRNLGEDEQRNPSSSVSMPRKGGGLSFGMDVLESLKFTYKVSWPLELIANLEAMKKYNQVMNFLLKVKRAKFVLDKARKWMWKDRSTARRKHKRHWLLEHKLLHFVDAFHQYVMDRVYHNAWRELCEGVAAAGTLDEVIEVHEAYLLSIQRQCFVVPDKLWGLIASRINSILGLALDFYSVQQTINSSGAVSAVKARCEKEVERIEKQFDDCMAFLLRILSVKLNVGQFPHLAALVTCINYNRFYMSDGGVLTKAPGSVTLRPS, encoded by the exons ATGCTGCTTTATATATTCGTAGGAAGTTTGCTGCCATATATTGAGACCCTTGATTTTTGGCTTTTCCAAGGAACTCTTGATGATCCCTTCGATGAG ATGTTTTTTGTTGCAAATAAAAGAATTGCTATTGAGGAGGCTGAGTTTTGGGAGAAAAGCTATCTGCCTAGATCATCTACATCAGGGAAATTAAAATTTGCAGATTTAGCTCCAGATTTTCCTCACTTGTCTAAATTGAAAGAAGTTCTGACTGGCAGAGCTTCTGTATCTTTGTCAAGTGCGGTCATGGGAAAAGAAGATACTAGTAATGACTTTCAAGCTTGCCCGTTATTCATGAAAGACATTGCAAAAGCTATAATTTCTGCAGGTAAATCATTGCAGCTGATCTGTCATGCTCCTTTGACATCTCTTTCAGCATTTTCTGGTGATGGTCTTAAAAGTGTGTATAGCATAGCTGGGTTGACTTTGTCGGAAATCTTTTGCCTGTCACTAATAGCTCTTGTTGGTCATGGTGATCACATCGCTAAGCATTTATGGCAAGATGACAAACACTTAGTTGGATCTGTTGGAAACAGTGAGGAGCCAGATACGATTGATAAGATCTCAGCAGCAAAAAAGCAGCCAAAAGAATTCTGGCAGAAGTTATTGGATGACACCTTAGCCCAGAAAAGAAATGTTTGCTTGACATCATCTTCGAGGACAGGTGCAATTAAATTCGACAATCTGAATGCATTCGAAGGTCATTCAAATAAAACGGACACACTTTCCCAATTATATTGTTTGCAAAATCCAGCGATTACTGTTTGTCGTGAGATTCTTCATGAAAATAAGGATTCTTGGGGCTCATTGAATATTTCTCAGGCATTTCATCTCCCCCCACTAAATGATGAGTCACTGAGGCAGGCTATATTCAGTAACAACAGTGCAGGCTCTTTGGCATTTAAGAACATAGATagtacttttctttttggtgAGTTACAAGATATGAGATTCCTGGAAGATACAAAATTACTGGAAGTCTTGCTTCCTTTTCCCACTGTGCTTCCATTTTTCCAG GAGGACCTTCAGATATCAGAGGTTTTACCTTTTCAGAACAATTGTACTCTTCCATCAAGAACCCTTACCTGGATCAATAATACTGAACATAAAACAACTCCTCTCCCTGTGGTTATTATTCAAGAATGTCTTATCTCCTATATAAAGAAACAG GCTGATTATATTGGGAGGACTATGTTGTCACAGTTACTGAATGACTGGAGATTGCTAGATGAGTTGGGTTTTCTACGTGCCATATATTTATTAGGATCAG GTGATCTGTTGCAACACTTCTTGTCTGTAATCTTCAATAAGCTAGACAAAGGAGAGTCATTGGATGATGATTTTGAGTTGAACACAATATTGCAG GAGTCAATTAGGAATTCTTCTGATAATGTACTGCTGAGTACACCTGATTCGTTAGTCGTATCAGTAGGGAGAAATCTTGGTGAAGACGAACAAAGAAACCCATCTAGTTCTGTCTCCATGCCTCGCAAAGGCGGAGGACTGAGCTTTGGCATGGATGTCCTCGAATCTCTGAAGTTCACATATAAG GTCTCTTGGCCACTTGAATTAATAGCGAACCTGGAAGCAATGAAAAAGTACAATCAG GTTATGAATTTCTTATTGAAAGTTAAACGTGCAAAATTTGTGCTTGACAAGGCTCGGAAGTGGATGTGGAAG GATAGAAGCACTGCAAGAAGGAAACACAAGCGCCACTGGTTGCTAGAGCACAAACTGCTTCATTTTGTAGATGCCTTTCATCAATATGTTATGGACAGA GTCTATCATAATGCATGGCGAGAACTTTGTGAGGGTGTGGCAGCTGCTGGAACTCTTGATGAAGTGATTGAAGTACATGAGGCCTACTTGTTGTCGATTCAGAGACAATGTTTCGTGGTTCCAGACAAGCTG TGGGGTTTGATTGCTAGCCGTATAAACAGTATTCTTGGGCTAGCGCTGGACTTCTATTCTGTACAGCAAACTATAAACAGCAGTGGGGCAGTGTCTGCCGTAAAAGCAAGATGTGAGAAGGAAgtggagagaatagagaaacaGTTTGATGACTGCATGGCCTTCCTTCTCAGG ATTCTCTCCGTGAAGCTCAACGTGGGGCAGTTCCCTCATTTGGCGGCTCTAGTTACTTGTATCAACTATAACCGTTTCTACATGTCCGATGGTGGGGTATTAACTAAAGCTCCTGGTTCAGTTACCTTGCGTCCATCATGA
- the LOC121753134 gene encoding gamma-tubulin complex component 5-like isoform X1, with protein MDVSANLIHTIHNSLTGGGIHFATPVASLRTNESDLVRGLLQMLQGLSSSLFYWDDTGLFFRFKSGIYVTHLSQTSLFHILEQFLYAGTCLKLVDIVVNKVEKTKSLTPPTLRAFASSVSTWLRRIRDIALQEHVKINNPSVNTAVSILGLSSSLSSLCSGAEYLFQIVHGTIPQSFFELDPSAPAADIAVHILNHLYGKLNEVALVQGGEEDAYRMLLYIFVGSLLPYIETLDFWLFQGTLDDPFDEMFFVANKRIAIEEAEFWEKSYLPRSSTSGKLKFADLAPDFPHLSKLKEVLTGRASVSLSSAVMGKEDTSNDFQACPLFMKDIAKAIISAGKSLQLICHAPLTSLSAFSGDGLKSVYSIAGLTLSEIFCLSLIALVGHGDHIAKHLWQDDKHLVGSVGNSEEPDTIDKISAAKKQPKEFWQKLLDDTLAQKRNVCLTSSSRTGAIKFDNLNAFEGHSNKTDTLSQLYCLQNPAITVCREILHENKDSWGSLNISQAFHLPPLNDESLRQAIFSNNSAGSLAFKNIDSTFLFGELQDMRFLEDTKLLEVLLPFPTVLPFFQEDLQISEVLPFQNNCTLPSRTLTWINNTEHKTTPLPVVIIQECLISYIKKQADYIGRTMLSQLLNDWRLLDELGFLRAIYLLGSGDLLQHFLSVIFNKLDKGESLDDDFELNTILQESIRNSSDNVLLSTPDSLVVSVGRNLGEDEQRNPSSSVSMPRKGGGLSFGMDVLESLKFTYKVSWPLELIANLEAMKKYNQVMNFLLKVKRAKFVLDKARKWMWKDRSTARRKHKRHWLLEHKLLHFVDAFHQYVMDRVYHNAWRELCEGVAAAGTLDEVIEVHEAYLLSIQRQCFVVPDKLWGLIASRINSILGLALDFYSVQQTINSSGAVSAVKARCEKEVERIEKQFDDCMAFLLRILSVKLNVGQFPHLAALVTCINYNRFYMSDGGVLTKAPGSVTLRPS; from the exons ATGGACGTATCAGCAAATCTAATACATACAATCCATAATTCCCTCACTGGTGGGGGAATACATTTTGCAACTCCTGTTGCATCTTTGAGGACAAATGAATCCGACTTG GTCCGAGGATTGTTGCAGATGCTTCAAGGTTTATCGAGTTCGCTATTTTATTGGGATGACACTGGTTTGTTTTTTCGCTTCAAAAGTGGGATCTATGTGACTCATCTTTCCCAGACAAGTTTGTTTCACATTCTTGAACAGTTTTTATATGCTGGAACATGCTTAAAATTGGTTGATATTGTGGTGAACAAAGTTGAGAAAACCAAGAGCTTGACTCCACCAACTTTAAGAGCATTTGCTAGCTCCGTTAGCACTTGGCTTAGA AGGATAAGGGACATTGCTTTGCAGGAACATGTGAAAATAAACAACCCAAGTGTTAATACTGCTGTGTCTATCTTGGGGTTGTCGAGTTCTTTATCAAG TCTATGCTCAGGAGCAGAATATTTGTTTCAAATAGTGCATGGGACCATCCCTCAATCATTTTTTGAGCTTGATCCCTCTGCCCCTGCGGCAGATATTGCTGTGCATATTCTGAACCATCTTTATGGGAAGCTTAATGAAGTTGCTCTTGTGCAAGGAGGGGAG GAGGATGCATATCGGATGCTGCTTTATATATTCGTAGGAAGTTTGCTGCCATATATTGAGACCCTTGATTTTTGGCTTTTCCAAGGAACTCTTGATGATCCCTTCGATGAG ATGTTTTTTGTTGCAAATAAAAGAATTGCTATTGAGGAGGCTGAGTTTTGGGAGAAAAGCTATCTGCCTAGATCATCTACATCAGGGAAATTAAAATTTGCAGATTTAGCTCCAGATTTTCCTCACTTGTCTAAATTGAAAGAAGTTCTGACTGGCAGAGCTTCTGTATCTTTGTCAAGTGCGGTCATGGGAAAAGAAGATACTAGTAATGACTTTCAAGCTTGCCCGTTATTCATGAAAGACATTGCAAAAGCTATAATTTCTGCAGGTAAATCATTGCAGCTGATCTGTCATGCTCCTTTGACATCTCTTTCAGCATTTTCTGGTGATGGTCTTAAAAGTGTGTATAGCATAGCTGGGTTGACTTTGTCGGAAATCTTTTGCCTGTCACTAATAGCTCTTGTTGGTCATGGTGATCACATCGCTAAGCATTTATGGCAAGATGACAAACACTTAGTTGGATCTGTTGGAAACAGTGAGGAGCCAGATACGATTGATAAGATCTCAGCAGCAAAAAAGCAGCCAAAAGAATTCTGGCAGAAGTTATTGGATGACACCTTAGCCCAGAAAAGAAATGTTTGCTTGACATCATCTTCGAGGACAGGTGCAATTAAATTCGACAATCTGAATGCATTCGAAGGTCATTCAAATAAAACGGACACACTTTCCCAATTATATTGTTTGCAAAATCCAGCGATTACTGTTTGTCGTGAGATTCTTCATGAAAATAAGGATTCTTGGGGCTCATTGAATATTTCTCAGGCATTTCATCTCCCCCCACTAAATGATGAGTCACTGAGGCAGGCTATATTCAGTAACAACAGTGCAGGCTCTTTGGCATTTAAGAACATAGATagtacttttctttttggtgAGTTACAAGATATGAGATTCCTGGAAGATACAAAATTACTGGAAGTCTTGCTTCCTTTTCCCACTGTGCTTCCATTTTTCCAG GAGGACCTTCAGATATCAGAGGTTTTACCTTTTCAGAACAATTGTACTCTTCCATCAAGAACCCTTACCTGGATCAATAATACTGAACATAAAACAACTCCTCTCCCTGTGGTTATTATTCAAGAATGTCTTATCTCCTATATAAAGAAACAG GCTGATTATATTGGGAGGACTATGTTGTCACAGTTACTGAATGACTGGAGATTGCTAGATGAGTTGGGTTTTCTACGTGCCATATATTTATTAGGATCAG GTGATCTGTTGCAACACTTCTTGTCTGTAATCTTCAATAAGCTAGACAAAGGAGAGTCATTGGATGATGATTTTGAGTTGAACACAATATTGCAG GAGTCAATTAGGAATTCTTCTGATAATGTACTGCTGAGTACACCTGATTCGTTAGTCGTATCAGTAGGGAGAAATCTTGGTGAAGACGAACAAAGAAACCCATCTAGTTCTGTCTCCATGCCTCGCAAAGGCGGAGGACTGAGCTTTGGCATGGATGTCCTCGAATCTCTGAAGTTCACATATAAG GTCTCTTGGCCACTTGAATTAATAGCGAACCTGGAAGCAATGAAAAAGTACAATCAG GTTATGAATTTCTTATTGAAAGTTAAACGTGCAAAATTTGTGCTTGACAAGGCTCGGAAGTGGATGTGGAAG GATAGAAGCACTGCAAGAAGGAAACACAAGCGCCACTGGTTGCTAGAGCACAAACTGCTTCATTTTGTAGATGCCTTTCATCAATATGTTATGGACAGA GTCTATCATAATGCATGGCGAGAACTTTGTGAGGGTGTGGCAGCTGCTGGAACTCTTGATGAAGTGATTGAAGTACATGAGGCCTACTTGTTGTCGATTCAGAGACAATGTTTCGTGGTTCCAGACAAGCTG TGGGGTTTGATTGCTAGCCGTATAAACAGTATTCTTGGGCTAGCGCTGGACTTCTATTCTGTACAGCAAACTATAAACAGCAGTGGGGCAGTGTCTGCCGTAAAAGCAAGATGTGAGAAGGAAgtggagagaatagagaaacaGTTTGATGACTGCATGGCCTTCCTTCTCAGG ATTCTCTCCGTGAAGCTCAACGTGGGGCAGTTCCCTCATTTGGCGGCTCTAGTTACTTGTATCAACTATAACCGTTTCTACATGTCCGATGGTGGGGTATTAACTAAAGCTCCTGGTTCAGTTACCTTGCGTCCATCATGA
- the LOC121753134 gene encoding gamma-tubulin complex component 5-like isoform X3: MNPTWSEDCCRCFKVYRVRYFIGMTLRIRDIALQEHVKINNPSVNTAVSILGLSSSLSSLCSGAEYLFQIVHGTIPQSFFELDPSAPAADIAVHILNHLYGKLNEVALVQGGEEDAYRMLLYIFVGSLLPYIETLDFWLFQGTLDDPFDEMFFVANKRIAIEEAEFWEKSYLPRSSTSGKLKFADLAPDFPHLSKLKEVLTGRASVSLSSAVMGKEDTSNDFQACPLFMKDIAKAIISAGKSLQLICHAPLTSLSAFSGDGLKSVYSIAGLTLSEIFCLSLIALVGHGDHIAKHLWQDDKHLVGSVGNSEEPDTIDKISAAKKQPKEFWQKLLDDTLAQKRNVCLTSSSRTGAIKFDNLNAFEGHSNKTDTLSQLYCLQNPAITVCREILHENKDSWGSLNISQAFHLPPLNDESLRQAIFSNNSAGSLAFKNIDSTFLFGELQDMRFLEDTKLLEVLLPFPTVLPFFQEDLQISEVLPFQNNCTLPSRTLTWINNTEHKTTPLPVVIIQECLISYIKKQADYIGRTMLSQLLNDWRLLDELGFLRAIYLLGSGDLLQHFLSVIFNKLDKGESLDDDFELNTILQESIRNSSDNVLLSTPDSLVVSVGRNLGEDEQRNPSSSVSMPRKGGGLSFGMDVLESLKFTYKVSWPLELIANLEAMKKYNQVMNFLLKVKRAKFVLDKARKWMWKDRSTARRKHKRHWLLEHKLLHFVDAFHQYVMDRVYHNAWRELCEGVAAAGTLDEVIEVHEAYLLSIQRQCFVVPDKLWGLIASRINSILGLALDFYSVQQTINSSGAVSAVKARCEKEVERIEKQFDDCMAFLLRILSVKLNVGQFPHLAALVTCINYNRFYMSDGGVLTKAPGSVTLRPS; encoded by the exons ATGAATCCGACTTG GTCCGAGGATTGTTGCAGATGCTTCAAGGTTTATCGAGTTCGCTATTTTATTGGGATGACACTG AGGATAAGGGACATTGCTTTGCAGGAACATGTGAAAATAAACAACCCAAGTGTTAATACTGCTGTGTCTATCTTGGGGTTGTCGAGTTCTTTATCAAG TCTATGCTCAGGAGCAGAATATTTGTTTCAAATAGTGCATGGGACCATCCCTCAATCATTTTTTGAGCTTGATCCCTCTGCCCCTGCGGCAGATATTGCTGTGCATATTCTGAACCATCTTTATGGGAAGCTTAATGAAGTTGCTCTTGTGCAAGGAGGGGAG GAGGATGCATATCGGATGCTGCTTTATATATTCGTAGGAAGTTTGCTGCCATATATTGAGACCCTTGATTTTTGGCTTTTCCAAGGAACTCTTGATGATCCCTTCGATGAG ATGTTTTTTGTTGCAAATAAAAGAATTGCTATTGAGGAGGCTGAGTTTTGGGAGAAAAGCTATCTGCCTAGATCATCTACATCAGGGAAATTAAAATTTGCAGATTTAGCTCCAGATTTTCCTCACTTGTCTAAATTGAAAGAAGTTCTGACTGGCAGAGCTTCTGTATCTTTGTCAAGTGCGGTCATGGGAAAAGAAGATACTAGTAATGACTTTCAAGCTTGCCCGTTATTCATGAAAGACATTGCAAAAGCTATAATTTCTGCAGGTAAATCATTGCAGCTGATCTGTCATGCTCCTTTGACATCTCTTTCAGCATTTTCTGGTGATGGTCTTAAAAGTGTGTATAGCATAGCTGGGTTGACTTTGTCGGAAATCTTTTGCCTGTCACTAATAGCTCTTGTTGGTCATGGTGATCACATCGCTAAGCATTTATGGCAAGATGACAAACACTTAGTTGGATCTGTTGGAAACAGTGAGGAGCCAGATACGATTGATAAGATCTCAGCAGCAAAAAAGCAGCCAAAAGAATTCTGGCAGAAGTTATTGGATGACACCTTAGCCCAGAAAAGAAATGTTTGCTTGACATCATCTTCGAGGACAGGTGCAATTAAATTCGACAATCTGAATGCATTCGAAGGTCATTCAAATAAAACGGACACACTTTCCCAATTATATTGTTTGCAAAATCCAGCGATTACTGTTTGTCGTGAGATTCTTCATGAAAATAAGGATTCTTGGGGCTCATTGAATATTTCTCAGGCATTTCATCTCCCCCCACTAAATGATGAGTCACTGAGGCAGGCTATATTCAGTAACAACAGTGCAGGCTCTTTGGCATTTAAGAACATAGATagtacttttctttttggtgAGTTACAAGATATGAGATTCCTGGAAGATACAAAATTACTGGAAGTCTTGCTTCCTTTTCCCACTGTGCTTCCATTTTTCCAG GAGGACCTTCAGATATCAGAGGTTTTACCTTTTCAGAACAATTGTACTCTTCCATCAAGAACCCTTACCTGGATCAATAATACTGAACATAAAACAACTCCTCTCCCTGTGGTTATTATTCAAGAATGTCTTATCTCCTATATAAAGAAACAG GCTGATTATATTGGGAGGACTATGTTGTCACAGTTACTGAATGACTGGAGATTGCTAGATGAGTTGGGTTTTCTACGTGCCATATATTTATTAGGATCAG GTGATCTGTTGCAACACTTCTTGTCTGTAATCTTCAATAAGCTAGACAAAGGAGAGTCATTGGATGATGATTTTGAGTTGAACACAATATTGCAG GAGTCAATTAGGAATTCTTCTGATAATGTACTGCTGAGTACACCTGATTCGTTAGTCGTATCAGTAGGGAGAAATCTTGGTGAAGACGAACAAAGAAACCCATCTAGTTCTGTCTCCATGCCTCGCAAAGGCGGAGGACTGAGCTTTGGCATGGATGTCCTCGAATCTCTGAAGTTCACATATAAG GTCTCTTGGCCACTTGAATTAATAGCGAACCTGGAAGCAATGAAAAAGTACAATCAG GTTATGAATTTCTTATTGAAAGTTAAACGTGCAAAATTTGTGCTTGACAAGGCTCGGAAGTGGATGTGGAAG GATAGAAGCACTGCAAGAAGGAAACACAAGCGCCACTGGTTGCTAGAGCACAAACTGCTTCATTTTGTAGATGCCTTTCATCAATATGTTATGGACAGA GTCTATCATAATGCATGGCGAGAACTTTGTGAGGGTGTGGCAGCTGCTGGAACTCTTGATGAAGTGATTGAAGTACATGAGGCCTACTTGTTGTCGATTCAGAGACAATGTTTCGTGGTTCCAGACAAGCTG TGGGGTTTGATTGCTAGCCGTATAAACAGTATTCTTGGGCTAGCGCTGGACTTCTATTCTGTACAGCAAACTATAAACAGCAGTGGGGCAGTGTCTGCCGTAAAAGCAAGATGTGAGAAGGAAgtggagagaatagagaaacaGTTTGATGACTGCATGGCCTTCCTTCTCAGG ATTCTCTCCGTGAAGCTCAACGTGGGGCAGTTCCCTCATTTGGCGGCTCTAGTTACTTGTATCAACTATAACCGTTTCTACATGTCCGATGGTGGGGTATTAACTAAAGCTCCTGGTTCAGTTACCTTGCGTCCATCATGA